The Acetomicrobium thermoterrenum DSM 13490 genomic sequence GTAAGCGTCCCCGTCGACAAGGACGGCCCTATAGTCGAGGAAATGGAAAGGGTCTTATCTCAAAACAAGGTTAAACTCTTTTACACGATAGTGAACTTCCAAAATCCCTCGGGCTGTGTGACGACGGAGGAACGGAAGAAAAGGATGTTGGAGCTGGCCTCGCGGTACGGCTTTTTGATCATAGAAGACGATCCCTACAGATACCTCAGGTATGAGGGGGAACACGAAGGGTCTTATATCGGCCTCGCCCAAGATGAGGATAGGGTCATATATCTTGGAAGTTTCTCGAAGATCATAGCGCCGGGCATAAGGTGCGGATATATGGTCGTATCCTCAAAGATCACATCTCAAATGGGAGAACTTGTGCTTGCGACGAAGCTGTCCCTTCCGGCATTTCTGCAGAGGGCGACCTGGGAGCTGTTGCGAAATATCGACATGAAAGCCCACCTTGCCAAGCTGGCCGATACCTACAGGACAAGAAGGGACGCTCTGCATCGCTTTTTGCAGGAAAAGGCGGTGCCTCAGGGCATGACCTACGACCTGCCCAAAGGAGGGTTTTTCATATGGGCCCGCGTGCCGTGGCTGAAGGACTGCTTCGACTTTGCCAAATTTGCGGTGCTTGAAGAAAAGGTAGGCGTCGTTCCGGGGGCTGCCTTTTATCCCGACGTCTTGACTGCCGACAGATCTACCTTGAGGCTTTCCTTCGCGAAGGTCCCACCGGAAACTGCCGAAGAGGCGGGCGAAAGGCTTGGGAGGGCTTTGGCCAGATATAAGGAAACCGGATAAAAAGACAAGGACACGAAGTTGGCCCCAAAGCATATGCTCGGCTTTGGGGCCAACTTTTTCAGTTTAAGAAACAGGATGCCATACCTATATTTCAACTACCTGAGATGCCTGTAAGCCTGCCCGCGTGGTCGTACGGCTAATACAATTACCGCATTAGTGGAGTTATCTATTGTATAAAGTATCCGCCACCCGCCGACGCGGGACGAGCGCAACCCTTCCATATCCGTCAACGGCTTGCTCAACCGTGGATCGAGCGGATCATCGGACAGTTCGTGCAGCCGACTGCGGATACGTTTTTCAAGTTTGGAGTCCATGCGGTCTAAAGTTTTTACGGCTTCACGGGAGAGCCTTACTTCATAATTCACAGTCTTTTATCTTGCTCGTACTCTTTCAGCGTCACATATCTGCCGGCTTTGATGTCTTCCAGGCCGCGCTTTACAGCTTCCAGGTCATCCCTGCTCAACTTCTCTTCATCGTCATTGCTTGTCTTTAAAAATGCCTTTAGGTCGCTTTCTCTGATCCGCCACACGCTGCCCACTTTGATTCCTTTTAATTTTCCCTGCCAAAGCCATTTTTTTATCGTCACAGGCGAAAGCGAAAGGATTTCGGCCGCATCCTTGGGCGTAAGTAGCTTTTCCATTTCTATCACTTCCTAACGGTTCCTATTTGTTATTAATAATTGCTATTCCTGTCTACGGCAATATGATACCACATATTAAATTCTATATCATCTTTTTTCATATCAATACGAACAATCAAACTGGACCGACCTCGGACGTCTAATTTAACATTTGTGCATTTTAGTGTAAAATTATATGCGTAACTCTGTCTTGATCACAAAAATGAAAAGGGGGAGAGCACATTGAGAGTAACCCTAACAGCGATCAAGGCCGACATAGGAAGCATTGGAGGGCACATTCGCCCCAGTGTTTCGCTGCTCAAGGAGGTGGAAAGGTCGCTTCAACCTCATCTGGGCAGTGATTTCATCGATTTCCGCCTTTCCTACACGGGAGACGACATCGCCATATTGATGACCCATACTCACGGCACGGACAACCCACTCATCCACCAGATAGCCTGGGACGCCTTCAAGGCTGCCGCCGACGTGGCAATGAAAGAGGGCCTCTATGGTGCGGGGCAGGACCTGCTTAAGGATGCCTTCTCCGGCAACATAAGGGGGCTTGGTCCCGGCATCGCCGAGATGGAGTTCGAGGAAAGAAAAAGCGAGCCTTTCCTGCTTTTTGCCGCCGACAAGACCGACCCCGGAGCCTTCAACCTGCCGCTTTACCTTGCCTTTTGCGATCCCATGTACTGCAGCGGGCTGCTTCTTTCGCCGAACATGTTCAAGGGGTTCAAGTTTGAGATCATGGACGTCTCATACACCGGGGGCGACAAAGTAATAGCTCTCGTCGCCCCCGAGGAGTTGTACGACATCGCGGCGCTGCTTCGGGATCCGGAGCGCTACGTGATAAAAGCTGTTTATTCAAGGACAACAGGGGAGATAGCGGCCGTCGCCAGCACCACAAGGCTTCACAACATAGCGGGCAAATACGTGGGAAAAGACGACCCCATCCTTTTGGTCAGGGCCCAGGGCAGTTTTCCTGCCACGGGAGAGATTCTTGAGCCTTATGCGCTGGTACCTTACGTAGGCGGCTTCATGAGGGGCAGTCACCAGGGGCCTCTCATGCCCGTCAAGCAAAACAGCTCCGTGTCCTTCTTCGACGGCCCGCCAATCGTAAGCTGCACTGCCTACTGCGTCAAAGAGGGCAAGTTGTCCGAGGAAGCCGACGCCTTTGATCATCCCTTCTGGGATTACGTGAGGGAGATAGCCTCAAAAAAGGCAATAGAGCTGCGCAGGCAAGGATTTTACGGAAACGCCATGCTGCCCTACGGGGAACTCGAGTACGGCGGCATAGTCGAAAGGCTCAAGGCCTTGGAAGGCAAGTTCGAGATCAGGCATTAACTGCAATCCGGGCGGGAGAAAGTCTTCCGTCCGGATAATTTTAATCCATAAGAGGAGGAAAAGGGTTATGTCAAAGAAATCACGTCTGGACCTCATGAAGATGAAGGAAAAGGGCGAGCCCGTAGCATGGATAACGGCTTACGACTTTCCCACGGCATCCTTTGCCGAACAGGCAGGGATGGACATGATACTCGTAGGAGACAGCTTAGGGATGGTATTGCTGGGCTACAAGGGAACCGTACCTGTGACGATGGAAGAATGCATCACCTGCTGCAAGGCAGTGCGAAGAGGTGCTCCTAATACCTTTTGCATAGGCGATATGCCCTTTATGTCATACCAGATATCCGACGAAGACGCCGTGTATAACGCAGGAAGGTTTTTGAAGGAAGCCGACATGGACGCCGTGAAACTTGAAGGCGGAAGAAGGGTCATTACGAGGATAAAGGCCATTGCCGACGCAGGGATCTTGGTCATGGGACATATCGGTCTTACCCCGCAAAGCTCAGGAGTCCTTGGAGGATTTAAGGCACAGGGCAGAGACCCAAAAAGCGCCAGAGACCTAATAATGGACGCCCGAGCCATAGAGGAAGCCGGAGCTTTCGCCCTACTTCTTGAGGCGGTGCCGCCGGAACTGACGGAATTCATAACAAAAGACCTTTCCATACCCGTTTACTCCATAGGAGCAGGAGCTCCCTGCGACGGACAGCTTCTCATATGCGGAGACATGCTAGGGTTATTCCAGGCCTTCACTCCAAAGTTCGTAAAGAAGTACGCAAACGTCGCAGAAGTTGAGACAAATGCCTTCAAGAGATATATAGAGGACGTCAAGACGGGCAAATTCCCGGAGGATCAGCATTGCTACCACATACTGCCCGAGACGGCTGAGGAATATCAGAAGATGCTTGAAGAGCTAAAGAGAAAGTAAGGAGGGTTAAAGCCATGAGTTGCGGAGGAATTTTTTGTGAGGAGGCTTTAAGGAGCTTAAATTGCTATCTCGCCGACCCCAACAGCAAGCTGGTAAAGGACATATCGAACGTCATCAAGAAGTATGGATCCCCTTCGGAGATAAACGAAAGGGCCTGCGAGGCAAGAAAGGTGCCGAATTTGCTCCAGCGCTTGAGCAGGATCAACTCGCCCTACCTAAAGGACCTGGAATGGCTGATGGAACAAAAGGAAAAGAGGGCCTTCGTATCCCTAAGCGAGTTTCGGGCAAAGGTGTTGGGCGAAAAGGCCTCATCGATGCAGTTTGACGAGTCAACCGCCGTCACCCTTGAGATTAGCGCCCTTCAATACTTCCCCTGGTTCATAAGCGAGGCAAAAAGGGCTATAGAGAAGCGAGAGCTCATGCCCGGACGCTACATAAGGGTAAGGAACATGAAGGAACAGGAGCACGACAACGGAGACATCATGGCCGTCGCAGCCGCCGCCCAGATTGCAGGGGCGAGCTGGGTCGAGACCCTGGACACAAAGGGAACGGACGGATCCAACATACACTTGGGAGGGCCTGAGACCATAACGGGCTACTTCACGGGCGTGGGGCAGCCCAACGACCACCCTCTTCAGTGGGTGGACGAGTACCTTTACTACGCCACCAATTACGGAGTCCGTGAGGTCTTGAACATCAATCCCGGGTCGGTGCTGGCGGGGTTGATACTCTACAGGCTGGGAGTCGACATAAAATTCAAGATCTCAGTTTTCATGGGAACCGACAACCTTTATTACCTTTTTATCATATTCGCCCTTGCGAAGCTGCTTGCCCGAGAGGACGGATCCACTGCCCTGTCGGGGATAAATCTCGCAAATTCCGTAAACGTAAAGACCTTCCTAGACATGGCCAAGATGCGGAGGGATATGGGCCTTGAGGACAAGGTAAGGATAGAACATCACATAACGGAGGCCTACAAGAGCATCATTATACAGCCTTACTGCCGAAGAGACGACCTGCTTTTGGCAGTAGAGCACGGCATACCCAACATCTCAGCAAAACATGAGGGCGGCGACCCGGAAGACGAAGAAAAGCTCGATCATCCTTCCGACATACTCGACTATTTCAGGGCTAAAAGCGAAATCGAGGAAACAGGAGACTTTGAAAAGCTCGAACAAAACTACATTTACAAGCACATCGCCTTGAACCGCACGGCTGAAGAGCTCACCAAGAGAGGATTTTCCTTCGTAGCCGCCACGGGATTGCACTCAAGGTAATTTAAAAAGCGCTGCCTAACATAAAAGCCGTACCCTCCAAAGAGTACGGCTTTTATGTTAGGCATTTTGAGGTTTTATTTGGTCACCGCTTCGGTGGCAGGAATCGCCTTCGGTTCTGTCTCTGAAAAGCCCTTCACCAACACCGGAATGATGATAAGAGGAATGGCAAGCACCCCAAGGGTGCCGTAACCTTTGGCGATCAACGGGAGAAGGCCAAAAAGCGCAATACCCCACGTTACCGCCACATACACCAGTGAGGACATGATGTGCGTGGCTCTAGCTCCCTTAGCCGTAGCCTTGTCGCCTAAACGCTCCTGCAGCGCCACAACGATCCTTTTAGCTCCACCGTAAACACAGCTGACCCCCGTAGATATGACAGCCAAAAGTATGAGCCCCGATACTATTCCACCGGCTGCCCCCTCTCCGACGGAATGACGGGCTATGTAAATGATGGGAACCACTTCGTTGTTTATGGCAGGATAATGTGTCAATGCCCCCGCAGTTGCCAGCCATAAAATGACAGCATTTACGATAAAACCGTAAAGAGAAGCTCTAAAGACATCTTGTTTTGTTTTAAGCACATCGGCAACGGATACAAAAGCCCCTATGAGGCAAACCTGAAAGCCCGCATAGGTAATCGCTTTCCATACGGCTCCTCCCGCTCCCTTGGGAGAAGGGGCTTGAAGAATTACCTGTTTTAATAGCGGGAAATTTACCACAAGGTTAGTGGCATAAACTGCCACCATACCACCTATTATCAAAACGGCCATAACCGTCGCGGCGCGTCTTACCACCTCTGCGCCAAATATGGTAAGCAAAAGTATTAAAACCGCAATTATAATGGTGTTTAAAACATAGGGAGAGCCGAAAAGCTCCTTCAGAACCGACCCTCCCGTTGCAAAGGCTACGGATGTGGCAGTGAGTAGGATCAGGTTGTACATTATGGAGTTTGCCGTTCCAAAAACCGCACTATAACGTCCATAAAACTTCTTCCCCCAGGAATGATAGTCGAAAGCCCGATGAACGACCGAACCCTTCCAGGCGAAATAATAGACAAATGCCATTACCGTCAGGGCAATAAAGGGTGTGAAAATGGCATACCGGCCATATGATACGTAGAAATCAACCAATTGCCTGCCCGAAGAAAAACCACCGCCAAAATGTGTCGTAAACCATACAAAGGCCAACGAAAGCGCAGCAGCCCTCGTCCCCGTCCCCTTCGTCATATTTCATCACCTCTTACTCTTATCACTCAGAATAGTATTGCAGATGCTAAAACTATTTAAATCACTCAAAGAGCTTGCCAGGGTTTAAGATCCCGTTGGGATCGAAGGCCCTTTTTATCCCTCGCATCACCTCAAGCTTGCTTTTCGCCTCGTATTTCATGAAGGTATGTTTCTTTAAGAAACCGACGCCGTGCTCGCCACTTCCGACTCCTCCCAAGCTTATGGCCACGCCTATGAGCTCATCCACTATGTTCTCAACGAAGTCGGGCCATTCCTCAAGGGGGATGCGGTCAGGCTTGAAAAATAGCGGATGGATGTTTCCGTCGGCGATATGGCCTCCCAGGGCGATCGTAATGTCGTATTTCTTTGCTGCTTCTTCTACGGCCTTAACCATCTCCGATATCTTTGACATAGGCACGACCATGTCTCCGCTGAGGGAAGCGTTGGGATCCACAGCGCGTACGGCCTCTGCAAAGCTTTCCCTCACCTTCCAGATGTTTCGCGACTCCGTGCTGCTTTCAGCGGTGAAGACTTCCATGGCGCCGTGTTCCAGGCAGGTCTCGCCCACTTTTTCGATGTACATATCCAGCTGTTCGGGCGTCTGTCCCTCCACCTGGATTATGAGGAAGGCCTTCGCCTCATCCTGCATGGGAAATGTAGTGTTGTGGTACTGGGTGGCACATTTCGCGGAGAGCTGGTCCATGAACTCGCAGGCCATTAATACAACCCCAGCCCTTAAAATTGCAGCGACTGCCTCGACTGCCTCCTCTATGGAGGGGAAGGGCGCCAGAAAGGTGACGGTGTCTCCCGGTGCCGGCTCGAGGTTTAATATGGCCTTGGTGACCACTCCAAGCGTCCCCTCGGAGCCTATTATGGTCTGTAGCAGGTCGTAGCCCCAGGTCTGCTTTCTTATCCTACCGCCAAGCTCCAGGACGTCTCCCGTGGGAAGCACGACCTCGATTCCAAGGACGTGTCGCCTAGTGCTTCCGTATCGAATGACCTTGGCCCCGCCGGCATTGGTGGCGATGTTGCCTCCTATGAAGCTCGTCTCCGTGCTCATGGGGTATCCTGCGTACATGAGGCCTTCTTTGAGGACCATCTGGCATAAGTCGTTGGTGACCACGCCCGGCTCGACGACGGCAACTCGGTTTATCTTGTCTATCTCAAGCACTCTGTTCATCCTCTCAAGGGAGAGAACTATCCCGCCCTCTATGGGAATGGCGCCTCCGGCGATCCCGCTTCCCGCACCCCTTGCCGTAACGGGTATTCTTTCCCTGTTGGCCAACTTCATCACGCTAGATACCTGCTGAGTATTCTCAGGTTTTACCACCACATCCGGCATCCTGGCATAAACCTTGCCCGATTCATCGTAAGAATAAGCCTCAATGGCTAACTCATCTGTTGCTACGTTATCCGGTCCCGCAATATTCTTAAGCTCTGCAATAATTTCTGGTGTAACCTTGTTATAATTTTCTCCCAATGACACCACTCCCCTTCATCTTTATCATAATTTAGTTGCCGATTATAATACTTAATCGTCAATTTTTCCAGTGTTTCAAGAAATTGTAATTGTTTCATTAATGCGCCTTCTTTCTTAAAACAAACTTAAAACAAAACCCCTCCCTATCGGGAGGGGCAATAAAATCCATTTTCTCTTACTCTCGGTCTTCGTAAACTCCATATTGGGCCCAAGCTCTTTCGAGCTCCTGCAACCGCTTTGTAGTGAGCTCTCCTAAGTTATCGGCCACCTTTAAAAGAACTGCATTGACGAGTCCAACGGGTATTACAAAGGAATCGATGAAGGAAATATGAGAACAGGGCGCGTAGACCAAAATATCGGCATGGGGCGCAAGAGGGCTTAAGGGAGAATCCGTTATGGCAGCCGTCTTCTTTCCCAATTCACGTGCTAATGTCAAACACTGAACGGTCCCTTTCGTGTAGCGGGGAAAGCTTATTCCTATAAAGAGGCTATCGCCCCTTGCATTAATGACATTTTCCAGGAACATATCGGCATTCAGCACATGAGTTTCTGGGATAAACCAAGAAAGGTAGGCACTAAAGTAGTAGGCCAGCCCCTTAGCGCTTCTAAGCCCTACGATATTTATGCAAGATGACTCGCAAATTGCCCGGGCAAGGTCCTCTATTGGTCTGTCGTCCAGTGTAGCTAGGATATTTATTCCCTTTTGGAGATCCTGACGAATGACGCTTTGAATAAAGTTGTTTCCTTCGCCTACCGTCTGGTAAAGCTGATGCCTTTCCAAAGCCTTAAGCTGGTCCAACAACGATTCCTGCAAAGCCTCCCTGAACTCTGGGTAACCAGGGAAGCCCAGAGAAGAGGCAAATCTTATGACCGTGGCTTCGCTAACTCCAACGACTTTGCCCAATTCAGAGGCGGTAAGGCCAACGGCCTCGCGGGCATGCTCCAAGACATAAAGTGCCACCGCTTTCTGACCTCTGGGCAATTGTTCCATCTTGCTTTGAATTATTTCCCTTAGGGACAACCAATCATCTCTCCTTGTGACTAATATTAAAGCGGGGCATGGCGCTTATTATAATCGCATAATGCCCCGCCTTTTCGTTTTATAATTCTCCTATATTTTACTTCAAGCGTCGAACGACAATGGCAACTCCCTGGCCTCCGCCAATGCAGGCACTTGCAACTCCCAACTCCTTATCATGATTTCGCAAAGCGTAAAGTAAGGTAGTGAGTATCTTAGCCCCCGTAGCTCCGATGGGGTGTCCCAGAGCTATGGCACCCCCGTGGACGTTTAATTTTTCAATATCGAAGGGCATGACACGGTGACAGGCTATGACCTGAGCCGCAAAGGCCTCGTTGATTTCTATTAAATCCATATCATCAAGGGATAACCCCGCTCTTTCAAGCGCTTTCGGGATCGCCAAAGTGGGGGACAGGCCAAATCGCTCGGCTTCGAGCGCTACCGCCGCATATCCGATGATTTCGGCCATGGGCTCCAAACCGTTGGCCTTCGCAAAATCTTCATCTGCTATAACGAGGGCGCTTCCCGCATCGCACAAAGCGGAACTCGAACCGGCAGTGATGGTCCCTCCTTCTTTAAAGACGGGCGGAAGCTTGGCCAATGCTTCCATGCTCGTGTCAGGCCGGGGAATCTCATCCTTATCGATAACTATTTCGCCTTTCTTCCTGTCCTTATAAGACAGAGGAACGATCTCGTCCTTAAAAAGTCCTTCCTCCGTCGCTTTGCAGGCCTTTCTGTGGCTGTTTAAAGAAAATTCGTCCTGTTCTTCTCTCGTGATGTGAAATTCCTCAGCCAAACTTTCGGTGGCTTCTCCCATCAACATCCCCGCAAGGGGACATAAAAAACCGTCCTTTTGAAGCACGTCCAGGGCATTTTTATCTCCCATCCTCATGCCCCACCTGGCCTCCGGCAAAATATAGGGGACGTTGGAAGCGCTCTCCATCCCTCCTCCAACTATGACTTTAGCATCGCCCAAACGTATACGGTCGGCGCCGAGCATTATCGTCCTTATGCCCGATCCGCAACGAATGTTGACAGTGAAAGCAGGGATTTTTTGAGGTAACCCGGCTTTGAACATTGCAATCCTGGCCGGATTTGCCCCCACGCCGGCTTGCCAACCGTTACCCATTATAACTTCCTCTATATCCTCTATTGACACTCCGCTGCGCTTTACAGCCTCTTTGATAGCTACAGCTCCCAGATCCGAAGCCTCAAACCTTGATAATCCGCCGCCGAACTTGCCTCCTGCGGTCCTGCATGCGCTCAGTATAACTACCCTTTTCATGCCTTTTCCTCCTCCGTTCCTTGCATGGTGATGAGAGGATCAGCCACGGTAAAATCGGCCTCGGTAATTGCCCTGATTTCGTCAAGGGTCGTTTCGGGAGCGATCTCCAACAACTTCAATTGCCCTTTTTCTATCGAAAATACGGCATACTCGGTCACTATCAACTTGACCACACCTTTGGCAGTCAGGGGCAGGGTGCACTTTCTCAATATCTTGGCCTCACCCTTCTTGGTGGTATGCGTCGTGGCGATGATGACCCTGCGCGCTCCAACCACCAAGTCCATGGCACCACCCATGCCCGGCACGATTTTGCCGGGCACCATCCAGTTCGCAAGATCTCCTTCTTGGCTCACCTGGAGGGCGCCTAAAACCGTAGCATCCACATGCCCTCCTCGAATAAGACCAAAACTTAAATCGCTGGCTACGAAACAACCTCCGGGCAGTATGGTAAGCGGCCTGCCCCCTGCACCTATGAACCTGAGATCGGGTTTGTCCGGTGCCGGTCCTGCGCCAACAGCCCCATTTTCCGTTTGAAAGATAACCCGCACATCTTCGGGGATATAGTCGGAAACTAGAGTAGGTATTCCGATGCCCAGGTTCACAACATCTCCATCGTGAAATTCCCTAGCTATGCGGCGGGCTATCCTTTGTCTAACCATCTCTTCATTAAGTTCTATTGGCATAATAGTTATCCCCCTTTACGACTAATGCATCTATTAAAATTCCCGGGGTCACGATCTCATTGGGATCCAGCTCTCCCACTTCCAGCACGCTGTCCACTTCCGCTACCACATAATCGGCAGCGGTAGCCATTATGGGGTTGAAATTTCTGTTGGTACCAAAATATGTAAGGTTTCCCATTCTGTCGGCTTGATATGCTCTTATTAAGGCTACATTAGCCCTGAGAGGGAGCTCCAGAAGGTACTTCTTTCCATCTATCTCCAGGACCTGCTTTCCTTCCTCCACTACAGTGCCTACTCCCGTTGGAGTAAGTATGCCGCCTAAACCGAAGCCACCTGCTCTTATCCTCTCTACAAAAGTCCCCTGGGGACAGAGTTCCAGTTCCAGCTTCCCCTCCATGTAAAACTGCCCAGTCTTTTTGTTAAGTCCAACGTGGGAAGCAACGACCTTTTTTACCTGTCCATTCGCCACTAATTTTCCATGTCCCACATCTTCGTAAGCAGAGTCGTTTGCTATCAAGGTTAACTCCCCAACGCCGGACTCCACCAATGCGTCGACCAAAGTATAGGGAATGCCTCCGTAATTAAAACCACCTATTATTACGCTCATTCCTGGCTTAATGCATTTCACGGCCTCCGCCGCCGATAAGACAGGCTTTATTACCTTTTTAGCCAAAATATTGCACCTCCCTGCCCCAATGGGCAAATATTTATCTGTATATTTATACGACATATTGCCTTAAGCGAACCTTTTGAAGCAAGAAAACTACCACGATAACCGTTACGGCCAACAAATTGGCCAATAAAGAGGGATATATAATGGCAAAGGGCAATACTATGAAGGTCAATCTTTCGACGATGTTGAGCTTGGATAGGAAATGGCCCTGTATTCCTGCAGATAAGGCAATGACTGCCAGTATCGCCGTTACACAGCCTAATATGATGTGCAATATGTCTCCCTTTAAAAGCAAGTAAGGATTGTATACGAACATATAAGGGACCAAAAAACCGGCCGCAGCTGTAGCTAGCGCAGTAAAACCGGTCTTCATGGGATTAGATTTAGCTATGCCCGAAGCGGCATAGGTGGCCAAAGCAACGGGTGGTGTGACATCTGCCAAAACTCCAAAATAAAGACAAAAAAGGTGAGCCGAAAACATTGGAACGCCCATCTGCGCCAATGCAGGGGCAGCAAGGGTAGAAGTAATAATGTACTGAGCCGTCGTCGGCACTCCCATGCCAAGTATGATCGACCCAATCATGGTGAGTATCAGGGCAAAGGGAAGGATCCCGTGAGAGAGGCTCAACACGAATGAAGAAAAGGCAAGCCCCACTCCGGTAATGCCGATAACTCCGATGATTAATCCCGAACAAGCACAAGCTGCAGCAACTTCCACTGCTCCAATGGCACCGTTTATCAAGGCATCGACGATTCTTTTTGGTGTCATGCGATATTCTTTCTTGCCTCCCCAGGACACCACAACCAAAAGCACCAAAGACCAGAAGACAGCTTTTACGGGCGAATAACCAAGGGCTAAAAAGATGACCAACGTTACTATCGGCAAGAGCAAATGCCATCCTTCTTTGAAGACAATTTTAAGCTTTGGCATGTTTTCAGCGCTGAATTTTTGTAATCCTATTCTTCCCGAACGAAAATGCACCATAAACCATATCGAGGCAAAATATAAAGTGGCTGGCACAGCTGCTGCTACAACTATTTCCCAATAAGAAACGCCTAAAAATTGGGCCATGATAAATGCTGCCGCCCC encodes the following:
- a CDS encoding 3-oxoacid CoA-transferase subunit B, which codes for MPIELNEEMVRQRIARRIAREFHDGDVVNLGIGIPTLVSDYIPEDVRVIFQTENGAVGAGPAPDKPDLRFIGAGGRPLTILPGGCFVASDLSFGLIRGGHVDATVLGALQVSQEGDLANWMVPGKIVPGMGGAMDLVVGARRVIIATTHTTKKGEAKILRKCTLPLTAKGVVKLIVTEYAVFSIEKGQLKLLEIAPETTLDEIRAITEADFTVADPLITMQGTEEEKA
- a CDS encoding CoA transferase subunit A, translated to MAKKVIKPVLSAAEAVKCIKPGMSVIIGGFNYGGIPYTLVDALVESGVGELTLIANDSAYEDVGHGKLVANGQVKKVVASHVGLNKKTGQFYMEGKLELELCPQGTFVERIRAGGFGLGGILTPTGVGTVVEEGKQVLEIDGKKYLLELPLRANVALIRAYQADRMGNLTYFGTNRNFNPIMATAADYVVAEVDSVLEVGELDPNEIVTPGILIDALVVKGDNYYANRT
- a CDS encoding TRAP transporter permease, which gives rise to MVTEDRNNDPKISSSLDEPNKSEILEVESKARQLKGWQWWLVAGIAISASLFHLYTALYGLLPAMYQRGVHWMFMGVLLFLLYPISKGRPKDKIDIWDWGFAILLAIGCLNILLNWDAISQREGMPTSSDIYLGLMMIILVIEGARRSMGWPLPIVAIVALIYALFGPYFPGLLGHGGFPLKELAPFEYLRTDGIFGVPLGVSASFIFLFVLFGAFLSSSGAGKFFIDLAVALTGRSQGGPGKAAVIASGLMGTVSGSSVANAVTTGAFTIPLMKQSGYKNEFSGAVVAAASTGGQVMPPVMGAAAFIMAQFLGVSYWEIVVAAAVPATLYFASIWFMVHFRSGRIGLQKFSAENMPKLKIVFKEGWHLLLPIVTLVIFLALGYSPVKAVFWSLVLLVVVSWGGKKEYRMTPKRIVDALINGAIGAVEVAAACACSGLIIGVIGITGVGLAFSSFVLSLSHGILPFALILTMIGSIILGMGVPTTAQYIITSTLAAPALAQMGVPMFSAHLFCLYFGVLADVTPPVALATYAASGIAKSNPMKTGFTALATAAAGFLVPYMFVYNPYLLLKGDILHIILGCVTAILAVIALSAGIQGHFLSKLNIVERLTFIVLPFAIIYPSLLANLLAVTVIVVVFLLQKVRLRQYVV